Genomic DNA from Euleptes europaea isolate rEulEur1 chromosome 14, rEulEur1.hap1, whole genome shotgun sequence:
AATCCCAGCTGCAATTAGCCTCaataaggaaaaaaagaagtaCAATATGAGTGCTTGTCTTTGTTTTCCCCAGTGAggttactagtagggttgccaagctccaggtactagctggagatctcccgctattacaactgatctccagccgacagagatcagttcccctggagaaaccggccgctttggcaattggacttgacagcattgaagtccctcccctccccaaaccccgccctcctcaggctccgcctcagaaacctcccactggtagcgaagagggacctggcaactctagcccaaccccaacccgatgCATTTTAAGCTTAAAAAATAATCAAGATTTTAGTTTTTGAATCTCCTATATAACATGAGGTTTGATCCACAGAAAGTATGAGGCCTTAATTATCATCATCCAAAGTACCTCTCCCAAataatggaataaatataaacacTGCAATGTAAACCTAGAAATTAGAAGTCATTTTCAACACATTTGAATGCTGAATATTGTTACATGAATGAAGTTTAAAATAGCCTTTTTCCAGTTAAATGTCACATTGCGCTACTCTGTgaatgatgttttgtgaaggcctatggccacatacaaataaattctacATTAGACTACATCAGTTAAATGTCAGAAGTTATATGTATCCTGCACTAAGATTTTCAAACATTCACTCACATAAGCAAGCCTCCAATAAAGTACACACTTGATTCTTAAAACAAACATTCTTATCAGTCCTGATCTGAAAAGCAATCCAACATTCAAGACGGGATGTACAAATAGaccaccttttctttctttctttctttctttttaaatatgtTGCTGCTGTGATCCTTATGCCCATTTTCATTGCTGATGTTtagagttgccaccctccagttACGTAGCAGTTATAAACAGCACTCTTGCTCCCttattatattaaaaataaataaatgaatatccaCTGTTAATTAACAACAGATTTTATGCCTTATTTCATAAGGTGTTGCATTCACACTCTATATAAAGCCTATACAATTTTCATAAGGATCAAACAATATCATAATATAATTTCATATGCATAGACTACCACTATtgctaatacattaaaaaaaaaaggtcccaTTTACTTCGCACAGTTCATAGTTGATTTAAAGGGCTCTCgctggagtccctgtctttgctTGTCACTTTCACTCGGAGGTTCCTCTGTTGTGGTGCTCCACATAAGACTCATGCTGCTCGCACTTATTAGCCTTACCTTGTCAGGCTAATAAATCGTAAGCTTCCCTTAGAAGTCGTTCAAagaatgcagaaaagaaaaataaacttgaTGGATAGGTATTTCTCCAGACGGGTAATTGCTAAGAGGACGTGCTTGCCGGATTTTTCACACGTTTCAAATAAACATTTTCATCAGCTCATACCCAATTgtaaatttcttctagaaatacaAAATATAGCACCAAATAATAAATCTTAATTTTATAGCCTTTTAGCATTGAGGTTTTAAATTTTAAcatcagggtttttaaaaaaaacaccttcctttTTAGCCCAAatcttttcatattttaaaaaactacaTACCTTATGATTAGGTTCATAAATCACCTTCAGACCTCAGTGGGTTCTCAAGAGAAGCTATGTTCACACAAGTGCAGGTTATGCCATTAATAGGTTTCAGGTGTGGGATATCCATTAGGCTTGCTTCATCATTCTTAAAGCcacattgtctttttcatgaGTTATAGATTTTTAACATTTTAGCATACCATATtctcttaatattgtcgaaggctttcacggtcagagttcattggttgttgtaggttatccgggctgtgtaaccgtggtcttggaattttctttcctgacgtttcgccagcagctgtggcaggcatcttcagagtagcaacactgaaggacagtgagagacactgtccttcagtgttgctactctgaagatgcctgccacagctgctggcgaaacgtcaggaaagaaaattccaagaccacggttacacagcccggataacctacaagaaccaacatattCTCTTAATTTCAtacaaaacaggacaaatcaaactcCGTGTTCAATCCATATGGAGCTAATGTTTTAAACAGGTAGATGAACTTCATTTCATTCTGCAAAAGGATTTTATGATCATCTTGTGTTTGATAAGGGTGTGGCTTGTATACCCTTATAACAAAAAACAATAAATCATCAGCTTTATGAGATTTCTATATAAAATGCTCCACAAGGGGAGCATCTTTAGTGTGCGCCCTAATTTGTGATAAATGCTCCCCTATACGAAGCCTGATGGGTCTAATTGTGCTACCTATGTGCAAAAAATCACATTTGCATTTAATTGCGTAAATTGCATGATGTGTTCCACAATTACTAAATTGTTTTAGGGTATACTTAAAAATGGTAgatgtagatctcctgctattacaactgatctccagctgatatagataaattcacctggagaacatggctactttggcaattggactctatcgcattgaagcccctcccctccccaaaccccaccctcctcaggctccaccccaaaaacctcccacaggtggcgaagagggacctggcaaccctattgatgtttCTCAGTGTTTCTCTCAGGCTGCTTTTATGCTATTGGAACATCAATCATATTGAACATTGCATGCATTTTAGCAGGAAATATTCAGCACAAGAAATGGAATAAGGGTCAGAAATAAAGACTTGTGGGTATAATTTACACACGGGGACAATCAAAATAGGGATTTTTGAATCAAAATGGTGGGGCTAAGAAATTTGGCAGCATCCCCAAATTAGAAATGCTTCAGAAATGTTCAGCTCAGTTTCTCCCTGGTTTCTGGAGTTGCACATTATTGGATCTTGTTTCTGAAGAGTAACTGATGACAGCCATctattgttctcccccccccacacacacacacagtttgtacAGAGCATTGCCGATATGTACTTTGCTGAAGCTTTCAGATCCTTCACTCACTGGAATAGTTTCCTCTCTCTGTGTCACTGACATGAATGTGTATAataataaaacactgcaaaaaagcactcTTGATGTGATTGTATGTGAGATGTCAAAACAAAGGAGAGTTTTTGAAGCAGTCTTACTGTTATCGCATCCATGTTGCTTGTTTGCAGAGTTTTGTCATTGTGCATGTGTAGGAGGAATACAGGTGACTTGAAGATACTAAAAACTGTGCTTGCGTCATTCTGAAGACTTCAGACTATATATTGAGGTTTTTCATGGATTGTGTCTGGGTACCTATCGTGAGTTATCttctgggaactcagttcccTAGCATGCAGGGGCCTGGTTTGGATTGGGACTGGGGTGTATGGGAAGAAAGggttgctgctagggttgccaggtacctcttcgccaccggcgggaggtttttggggcagagcctgaggagggtggggtttggggagggacttcaatgtcatagagtcaaattgccaaagcaaccattttctccaggtgaagtgatctctatcggccggagatcagttgtaatagcaggagatggccaGCTAGTACACTCAATCAATTTACTAATTGTAGCTCTTCCAACGTGGTGTACGGaattttttgtccatgttttttatTATACATCGGTTCAACAACGAGACAATTAAAAATCCGTATCGGTGAGCATCGGGCAAGGATACGCTCCCACACACGTGAGGCTCCGTTAACCAATCATTACTTAGAAAAAGGCCATACGGACAAGGATCTGttattttttgccttatggcaatacaAACCTCGCCCCTATACTCAAGAAGACGTCGCCAAATTACTGCACAGGCACGAAATGAGatttattcatctttttaaatctATGACCCCATTAGGTCTGAACAATGAATTTGAATTGTCTTGCTATCTTTAAATGAAAATTACCAATTATGCCCACAGGTGTAGGCTATCTGGCAATAGGGATTTATTCTGTGCGGGTTTTGCACTCGGTACCAGccaaggcaaagcctgaggaattgTGAGACGGCTGGTCCAATGTTGGTAAGCTGAAATGTATGAAATTAATTTGTTTGAATAATTAGCATGTATTGTATAGTTAATAGCTCACTGCATGATATTGTTTTTCAGAGGCCTTTGAGCCCTATATATAAGCTTTTCGTTATCCATAAGGATTAAAGATTCTAATAGTACCAAGGCaatattaatcaactgaagaagcaatttcatattgtgaaacgatcacctatccggaggtgccgttttggaCTGGACCTATTTTGTTGGACTAACCTTTTTTGGATTGGAAAGTCTCTGGACTTGGCAGTGGGGAAAGTCTTTGGACCTGGACCACAATTATATACTGGATTACAGTTTCGTATTTGAGTTGGAACCGTATGCCATTCTCCTGATTGGCTTTGGACTTCTATGAACTTTACAAATGAGTTATTGGTGAAGTAACCTTTTTTGTATTTAACCTTTTTCGTATTTATTCTTGTTTCATATACGTGTTGTGAAGGTAATCAATCTTTATAAaggtaaattttcctttattatatatttgagctggtgctgttatttgTTTAACTTCGTTGTATCAGCACACGTTTCTTttcattagtacctggaggttggcaaccctagtttctgccCTCCCACCAGTAGCCCATTGGTATACCTGCAGCCCCGAAGAGGGCAAACAGTGCAGCCCAGGACTATTTTGAGCTGAGAAAATACACAGTGAGGGAGGCAGAAGGCCCTTTTTCCTGCATCCTCAGTCTGAATCCAGATAGCATCCCTGCACAGTTGAATGTGTGACTGATTAACTGTAAGGCAGGCCGTGAAACCATACAACCCATGAAAAACCATACCATGTAACCCGGATAGGCACATGGGTGGGATTGGTCTGACTATGTGAATGTCAGTTTTTCGTCAAttgaaaaaaaatacagataTGCATATAAACTTTCCCCAAACCATATGTATTTAACATCAGAATTTAATACAGCTGAATATTAAATTTTTATATTTCAAAAATGAAAAGATGAATATTAGTTTATACAAAATTATAATAACAATAATGCAAAACAGTATTGTATTGATTTGAAAAACGCAGCAAattgattcttcttcttttagtgGTTTTTGAAGCTTAAattagtccaattgccaaagcggccattttctccaggtgaactgatctctatcggctggagatcagttgaaatagcaggagatctccggctagtacctggaagctggcaaccctagcaataaatgCAGGCCCCTCCAACTGAAGCCAATGGCCCAGCAAAAGCAACAGGAGGCAGCAGGGCACTCTCAAAGTATTGGGAATCACTTctggccccctcccttcccccactctgCTTGTATTGCCAATCCAGTCTCTTGTTGAATGGGGTGAGTTCCATCTAGAAGAGTGCCTTTGATGGGGGATGTCTGCAGCAAAAGCCTACTCTTTAAAAATAATGGCAACTGAAACAACTTCCTCATAATGAGAATTGAGTATTCTGTAGTCCCTCCAAGTGGGGCTGGATGTGGTACCCCTAAAAGACAAAGATGCTGGCTATTGTTTAGCTAAAGACCATTTCGAGAGACTGCCTTGAGCAAGGGATATCCCCAGTCTTCACCGTTGTACTTGAAGGCTCCGAAAACATTGTTTGAGGGAAGAACCTGTGTGTCCACATATTGAAACTGTTCGACATTCACTGCTATCCGATGTCCCTTCTTCAGCTCTATCAGCAGTACCTGGAAGAGGTCATGGTATGTATTGTTGGATGTATTCTCACAGCTGCATAATGTGAACAAAGTCTGTTTCTTCGCAGTCCCGTTCACAAGGATGTCTAGCTTGAGGTCCGATGGCTTCTTGGGGCAGCTGGTGATGTAAAAGTGTAAATGGCAATAAATGAAATACCATCCTGGCTGCTGGATCACAAGGTTTCCATCGTCATACTCCATGTTGTAGAGAATGCCGTTTTGGATCCACCTCAGTTGTGTCTGGTTGATTGGTTCTAACACTAAgataggtgggggaagagagaaaaccaTCATCACGATCTGCAAGCTTAACCACGCCTGCCATAATTTCACAAATGTTAGTTCATTTCACCAGTGAAAACAGAGGCGTGCTTGAGTCACCCCTGTTTCCGTACTAAGGATCACTGCTTCAACCCCAAAACTGCATATTGCTGAAAATTCTGCtctgcttgtttatttatttattggacttatagcccaccctccccagcagatgccgggctcagggcagctcacaaaataatagatatacaataaaacatcataaCCATGTAAAAGCAATTTGTTAAAATGGCCCTCTaagataataaaaaaatataatatcAGATATTCCAGTGGTGCTTGGCTTGTAATATAAGGCCACAGTAGGACCTgtggtaaataaaataaaatgcagtgactgctgtgaagacaggaaaagccattcagtgttagcttttgcttagcatcactattctccattttgaatgccTAGAAACGGTTGTCTGTAACTGtaattgtagaggcctagcagagaccatgaacaacaagatgcacctgcagcctgttaccagGCAGATAAGACCCGTTCAAGGCCGagccagcataccagcctaattgggagctAGTTTCATCTatgggaagttgggaggggggaatgatctcATTCTTCATGCCTAGGACCCAGTCCGGTCTGAACCGGcctgaaccatctagaggtttctttGAACCACCATTTCTGATTGGgagtcatgggtcatctgactaGGGTCCAGATTGCCATAAATTTAGCCATGCTTATTCTATGCTAACTATCATCAACACCTGAACTGCTTTAGCACGTTACTCTGCTCAGctacagcaatgccgcaatgcaagaaactaaggcctgaaccagcttagcttaaaaataaggaacttcagctatgtagtagagttgtaagtataattagcaagactttgttattttccttgccagtgtgcctttaagattactgtactcacattttaattactttgacttttttaaatttcttaataaacctttttcatttaaaaggtggtttgagttatttgacctgactcagTTACGTTACAACATGGCTGGGGCTCTGGAGAGGGCAGCCAGTCATGATATGGTGGCAGAGCATGAGGGATCAGTTCCAGTTACTCAAAAGTAATTCTTAAGGCACTGGCagtgtttgttattttgtgcaGTCAGGATGTTGTTCAGGAGTACTGCGAGTTTTGAGTTAGGCACCAAGCCATGGCATCAAGCAGCTGGAGCTGTGCCATGGAAGCAGCGGGCAGAGATCGAGGTAACGGTGCTTGGAGACACAGAAACTAATCTCCTGCAGTTTGAGGAAGAACTTATGGGCGGCATGAACCTTCAGGTCGGAGGAAAGGCTCGCTCACGGCACTGGGGAACTACAGAGCACTGTTGTGGAGACACTTCTGGCGGGTCAAATGCTGGAACGGATGGAGACTATGTGGATGACGATGACCAGAGGCCATTGCAGGAGTTGTTACCAGACGTCCAGGGGGCAGTCAGAGTGCCAAATTCCAGGAATTGGTACGGAGATGGCAAGGGAGACAGCCCAAGGGACAACAGAGGTGACAATCCTAACAGCAAAGGTGAAGAGCCTAAAGGTCAGCCTGCAGGTTTCGCTGAATTCATCCAAGGATTTATGGACTATCAGAAAAACATGTTTGGATATTTACAATCTCAGAATGCAAGTGCTCAAAGGGTCCAGCAGCAGGCACCTAAGTGGTCGTGTAAGGATTTACCGAGCTACAAGGAAGGTGACTGTGTGGTGActtatttaacactgttttaaAGAGCCTGTAAAAGTTTCAAAGTGCCAAAGGAATGCTACATGCAAGCTTTGTGGACTAGCACCTCAGGGGAGTTGGCAAAGTTACTTACCTGGTTAAGTCCTGATGAGGCTCAAGACTATGAACTCTTTGAGCAAAGGGCAATCCAGCATTTTTCCTTGACAGCGGAGCAACTTTGAATGTGGCTGAGGAAGGCAACACCCAAAGGTAAAGAGACTCTTACTGACTTTGTATACAGGCTGTTCCAAAATATTGAACAGAGGTATGTTGCAGCTAACATTCGTACTGTGGATGATACCATCACTCTTTTGGTGAGAGAGCAGTTTGGGCAGTCTATAACTGAAGAGCTGCATGCTTTGATTCAAGCCCGAAATCCGAAAAATGTCCTGGAGATGGCTGCTTTTGCTGACCAGATACTTGTGGGGAAGAAGGAGGCTCATAAATCTCTCCTTCGGCTTGGAAATGAGAGGCACGGGGCTACACCATTCCATGGGAAAGAAGCAGGGACAAGAAGACCAGAGGTGAACCAAGAGTAGCGTCCTGACAATTGGACCACCCCAGTCAAAGATCCTGCCCAGCAGACAGACAAGCCCGTGGCCACATCAACACCAGCGGCTACATCTGGGTGTTTCCATTGTGGGAAGCAAGGACATATTAAAAAAAGGACTGTGTTATTTGGAAGAACAAGCAAGCTACTTCAGCTAAAGTCCAATGTATTGGAGGAGAAGTCTCTAACTCTGAGGCACAACAACTGACTACAGAGGCTGGGAGGTCGACTACGTTCCAGAAATAAATCCAGAGCAGGTTGTTCGAAAGCACCCTGTTCCACAAGACTGGCCAAGAGGGGCTGCAGCTAACTGAAAAGAGACCCAGAGGCAACCAGCTTACGCTCAAGAGGGTGAGCACACAGCAGCTAAAGTTGGCTTCACAGCAACTGTGGGGAAGCTGAGAATTCTGGACACCAAAGAGTTAATTTCGCCTCAACAGTGAGCCTGGGTCAAACAGATGAGAGAGGAGGAGGTCGTCATAAATCACTGCCATGTCATAAAAGGCTGTAAAGATACAGGGGCCGACATCTCCAGTATTCACTGTAAGTTGCTAAGTGCCAATGATTCTATTCCCTGTGGGATTTTGAAGGTTGAAGCTTTTGAAAGCGCTGTAAAGCAAATGCCTCTAGTGAAAGTTCACTTGCAGTTTAGAGGCTGGTCTGGGGAAAAGCTATGCCTTATCCATAGCCGGGGTGATCAACCATTTATAATTGGGTCAGATTTACTTTACCAATGTGCCCACATGAGTGCTATGCAGACCAGGCAGCAAAAGAAACAGATAGAGGAAGTCCAGGAGAGTGAAACTGCAGAGGCAATCTCCAGCCCTCGAGGTGGGA
This window encodes:
- the TNFSF8 gene encoding tumor necrosis factor ligand superfamily member 8, coding for MSSKTQQMLFLPVDGPQEVDKDMTDENITRKFRTPAQTYTYFVIVSLAACLLLALGTIMILVFQRMGSCPQCEGRRNNETATSSPQIMPSEKAAAYLQVLEPINQTQLRWIQNGILYNMEYDDGNLVIQQPGWYFIYCHLHFYITSCPKKPSDLKLDILVNGTAKKQTLFTLCSCENTSNNTYHDLFQVLLIELKKGHRIAVNVEQFQYVDTQVLPSNNVFGAFKYNGEDWGYPLLKAVSRNGL